In the Helianthus annuus cultivar XRQ/B chromosome 11, HanXRQr2.0-SUNRISE, whole genome shotgun sequence genome, one interval contains:
- the LOC110881308 gene encoding single myb histone 3, with protein MAPKKWWTSKEEEALKAGVKEYKAGNWKDILKDPRFASILANRTNIDLKDKWRNLNGGGCVSGGRRKASTSRPPDKRIVPKYKYKTMIYEYLKYIEDPNGTDLDTMMNFLKSKYELQSIFKKSFNAALKALELKGYIKKVGNSYPKLYLWFFCHRYFYHLF; from the exons ATGGCACCGAAGAAGTGGTGGACATCTAAGGAAGAAGAAGCCTTGAAAGCTGGTGTTAAAGAATATAAAGCAGGAAACTGGAAAGATATTCTTAAAGATCCACGATTTGCTTCTATACTGGCTAATCGAACGAATATCGATCTCAag GACAAATGGCGAAATCTGAATGGAGGTGGTTGTGTGTCTGGCGGCAGAAGGAAAGCTAGTACTTCTCGCCCGCCGGATAAGAGAATAGTCCCAAA GTACAAGTACAAGACAATGATTTACGAGTATCTCAAATACATTGAAGATCCCAATGGAACTGATCTCGATACGATGATGAACTTTCTTAAG TCAAAGTATGAGTTACAAAGTATCTTTAAAAAATCATTTAATGCAGCGCTCAAAGCACTTGAGTTGAAAGGATACATTAAGAAGGTTGGTAACTCTTATCCTAAGCTGTATCTTTGGTTCTTCTGTCACCGTTACTTTTACCATCTATTTTAG